Proteins co-encoded in one Klebsiella michiganensis genomic window:
- a CDS encoding phosphonate ABC transporter substrate-binding protein, with the protein MKKQLTGALRLSAVITGLVIAGHAMAADQPRELNLGILGGQNATQQIGDNQCVKQFMDKELNVDTKLRNSSDYSGVIQGLIGGKVDLVLSMSPSSYASVYMNDPKAVDIVGIAVDDKDQSRGYRSVVIVKADSPYKTIEDLKGKSFGFADPDSTSGYLIPNHEFKQKLGGNADNKYNNFFSSITFSGGHEQDILGVLNGQFAGAVTWASMVGDYNDGYTAGAFNRLIRMDHPDLMKQIRIIWTSPLIPNGPILVSNKLPADFKAKVVDAVKKLDKEDHGCFVKAMGGTQHIGPASVADFQQIIDMKRELVSAR; encoded by the coding sequence ATGAAAAAGCAACTGACTGGCGCATTACGTTTATCTGCAGTGATTACTGGCCTTGTGATTGCAGGCCACGCTATGGCTGCTGACCAGCCGCGCGAACTGAACCTCGGGATCCTCGGCGGGCAGAATGCGACCCAGCAAATTGGTGATAACCAGTGTGTGAAGCAGTTCATGGATAAAGAACTGAATGTCGACACTAAACTGCGTAACTCTTCTGACTACTCTGGCGTTATTCAGGGCCTGATCGGCGGTAAAGTCGACCTGGTGCTGAGCATGTCCCCTTCTTCCTACGCTTCGGTGTACATGAACGACCCGAAAGCGGTGGATATCGTTGGCATCGCGGTTGACGATAAAGATCAGTCCCGCGGCTACCGCTCTGTGGTGATCGTGAAAGCCGACAGCCCGTACAAAACCATCGAAGATCTGAAAGGGAAATCCTTCGGCTTCGCAGATCCAGACTCCACCTCTGGCTACCTGATCCCTAACCACGAGTTCAAACAGAAACTCGGCGGCAACGCGGATAACAAGTACAACAACTTCTTCTCCAGCATTACCTTCTCCGGTGGCCACGAACAGGACATCCTGGGCGTGCTGAACGGCCAGTTTGCTGGCGCGGTGACCTGGGCTTCAATGGTTGGCGACTATAACGACGGTTACACCGCCGGGGCGTTCAACCGCCTGATCCGCATGGATCATCCTGACCTGATGAAGCAGATCCGCATCATCTGGACTTCGCCACTGATCCCGAACGGCCCGATCCTGGTCAGCAACAAGCTGCCAGCTGACTTTAAGGCCAAAGTGGTTGATGCGGTGAAAAAACTGGATAAAGAAGATCACGGCTGCTTCGTGAAGGCGATGGGCGGCACCCAGCACATCGGCCCGGCTTCGGTGGCTGACTTCCAGCAGATCATCGACATGAAGCGTGAGCTGGTTAGCGCTCGCTAA
- a CDS encoding phosphonate ABC transporter permease produces MSISQATPDIAKSREQHRELYRMQGRYLRHIGLLAVAILGYYVWFFFTFGIDSGQILAGMTQLGRYFLRMFVWHDFVNWPFAYYFSQIAITLAIVFAGTLTATVLALLLSFFAARNIMQGPVARIIALLVRRLFDLLRGIDMAIWGLIFVRAVGLGPLAGVLAIIMQDTGLLGRLYAEGHEAVERSPSRGLTAVGAAGIQKHRFGIFTQSFPTFLSLSLYQIESNTRSAAVLGFVGAGGVGLVYAENMRLWNWDVVMFITLILVCVVMAMDTISAWLRRRYITGKPVPLYSPQ; encoded by the coding sequence ATGAGTATTTCACAGGCAACACCGGATATCGCTAAAAGCCGTGAGCAGCACCGTGAACTTTATCGGATGCAGGGGCGCTATTTGCGCCACATCGGGCTTCTGGCCGTAGCCATTCTCGGCTACTACGTTTGGTTCTTCTTCACTTTCGGCATCGACTCCGGGCAAATCCTTGCCGGCATGACTCAGCTTGGGCGCTATTTCCTGCGCATGTTTGTCTGGCATGACTTTGTTAACTGGCCGTTCGCCTATTACTTCTCGCAAATCGCCATTACGCTCGCCATTGTTTTTGCCGGGACGCTCACCGCCACGGTGCTGGCGCTGCTGCTGTCGTTCTTTGCCGCCCGCAATATTATGCAGGGCCCGGTGGCAAGAATCATTGCGCTGCTGGTGCGCCGCCTGTTTGACCTGCTGCGCGGCATTGATATGGCGATTTGGGGGCTGATATTTGTGCGTGCCGTGGGGCTTGGCCCGCTGGCAGGCGTGCTGGCAATTATCATGCAGGATACCGGCTTACTGGGCAGGCTGTATGCCGAGGGGCACGAAGCGGTAGAGCGCTCTCCGAGTCGGGGATTAACCGCCGTGGGTGCGGCGGGAATTCAGAAGCACCGCTTCGGGATTTTCACCCAATCTTTCCCGACATTTCTCTCCCTCAGCCTGTATCAGATTGAATCTAACACCCGCTCGGCGGCGGTGCTGGGCTTTGTCGGGGCCGGCGGCGTGGGCCTGGTGTATGCAGAAAACATGCGGCTGTGGAACTGGGATGTAGTGATGTTTATTACTTTGATCCTGGTCTGCGTGGTGATGGCGATGGATACTATTTCTGCCTGGCTTCGCCGCCGCTATATCACCGGGAAACCGGTGCCGCTGTATTCTCCGCAATAA
- a CDS encoding HAD family hydrolase, with translation MSNPLYVFDLDHTLIDADCSTLWSRFLSREGLIKDPDYLAKEHKLMLDYQRGEMNIHEYVGVTLAPLAGMTIPDVDTLVARCVETDVLPLVYPEAKRLIAQLRAQGQQMMIISASVSLLVKAIAPRLGIEHAIGIDLVTGNNAYTSVISGVPSYQAGKITRLKDWLQVNPEYSGELTFYTDSINDLPLCLEADRVLMVNPCQKLAAQGARYGWQTLSWSL, from the coding sequence ATGTCTAACCCGCTGTACGTTTTTGACCTCGACCACACCCTGATAGACGCCGATTGCAGCACCCTCTGGAGCCGCTTTCTTTCCCGCGAAGGGCTGATAAAAGATCCTGATTATCTTGCCAAAGAGCACAAGCTGATGCTCGACTATCAGCGTGGTGAAATGAACATTCACGAATACGTTGGCGTGACGCTGGCCCCGCTGGCAGGTATGACAATTCCCGATGTTGATACGCTGGTGGCCCGCTGTGTAGAAACTGATGTTCTGCCGCTGGTTTACCCTGAGGCGAAGCGCCTGATTGCGCAATTACGCGCCCAGGGTCAGCAGATGATGATTATCTCTGCGTCCGTTAGTCTGCTGGTGAAGGCCATTGCGCCACGGCTGGGCATTGAACACGCCATCGGTATCGACCTGGTGACGGGTAATAATGCCTACACCAGCGTGATAAGCGGCGTACCGAGCTATCAGGCAGGTAAAATCACCCGTCTGAAGGACTGGTTACAGGTGAACCCGGAGTACAGCGGGGAACTGACGTTTTATACCGACTCTATCAATGACTTACCGCTTTGCCTTGAGGCCGACAGAGTGCTGATGGTGAACCCTTGCCAGAAGCTTGCCGCTCAGGGCGCGCGCTACGGCTGGCAAACGCTGAGCTGGTCTTTATAG
- a CDS encoding phosphonate ABC transporter permease, producing the protein MMLNTEFERYYHQVRMRQKRDTLIWSLLLVGLYLTAGHIAEFSLTTIWQSLPNFLDYMFETLPTLHLPVLLADVHTKGSLAYWGYRLPIQLPLIWETLQLALASTLVSTCIAAVLAFLAAGNTWTPPVVRFGVRASVAFLRTMPELAWAVMFVMAFGIGAIPGFLALALHTIGSLTKLFYEAIESASDKPVRGLVACGATPLQRVRFALWPQVKPIFLSYSFMRFEINFRSSTILGLVGAGGIGQELMTNIKLDRYDQVSITLLLIIVVVSILDVLSGRLRRWVLEGKK; encoded by the coding sequence ATGATGTTGAATACGGAATTTGAACGTTACTATCACCAGGTCAGAATGCGCCAAAAGCGCGACACGCTGATTTGGTCCTTGCTGCTGGTAGGCCTGTATCTTACCGCCGGTCATATCGCTGAGTTCAGCCTGACCACCATCTGGCAATCGCTGCCCAACTTCCTCGACTACATGTTTGAAACCCTGCCGACGCTGCACCTCCCGGTTCTGCTGGCCGACGTTCATACCAAAGGTTCGCTGGCCTATTGGGGATATCGCCTGCCTATCCAGCTCCCGCTGATTTGGGAAACTCTGCAGCTGGCGCTGGCTTCGACGTTGGTTTCGACCTGTATTGCAGCCGTACTGGCGTTTCTCGCCGCCGGCAATACCTGGACGCCGCCCGTTGTGCGCTTCGGCGTTCGCGCCTCGGTCGCTTTCCTGAGAACCATGCCAGAACTGGCGTGGGCGGTTATGTTCGTGATGGCCTTCGGGATCGGGGCTATTCCGGGGTTTCTGGCGCTTGCGCTACATACTATCGGCAGCCTGACCAAGCTGTTTTATGAAGCTATCGAAAGCGCGTCCGACAAACCTGTGCGCGGCCTGGTGGCCTGCGGTGCCACACCACTTCAGCGCGTGCGCTTCGCCCTGTGGCCACAGGTGAAACCTATCTTCCTGTCCTACAGCTTTATGCGCTTTGAGATTAACTTCCGCTCCTCCACCATTCTCGGCCTCGTTGGCGCAGGCGGGATCGGCCAGGAGCTGATGACCAACATTAAACTCGATCGCTACGATCAGGTCAGCATCACCCTGCTGCTGATTATTGTGGTGGTTTCTATCCTCGATGTCCTGTCCGGCAGGCTGCGCCGCTGGGTTCTGGAGGGGAAAAAATGA
- a CDS encoding phosphonate ABC transporter ATP-binding protein codes for MNRSHAVVTNSDLESLPQFASAPGRKVLSVKSLSKAYNSHQTVLHDINFDLHAGELVGVIGRSGAGKSTLLHILNGTHSATSGEILSFPEVGMPHDVSKLSGRALNQWRTECGMIFQDFCLVPRLDVLTNVLLGRLSQTSTLKSLFKVFSESDRARAISLLEWMNMLPHALQRAENLSGGQMQRVAICRALMQNPSILLADEPVASLDPKNTQRIMKVLREVCEQGISVMVNLHSIELVKEYCTRVIGVAKGNIVFDGHPSMLTDDVLHLLYGDEINQVH; via the coding sequence ATGAACAGATCCCATGCCGTAGTTACCAACTCTGACCTGGAGTCGTTGCCGCAGTTTGCGTCAGCTCCGGGACGAAAAGTCTTGAGCGTTAAGAGCCTGAGTAAGGCCTATAACTCGCACCAGACCGTGCTGCACGACATCAACTTCGACCTGCATGCCGGTGAGTTGGTGGGCGTGATTGGCCGTTCAGGCGCGGGCAAATCCACGCTGCTGCATATCCTTAACGGTACGCATTCTGCCACGTCGGGCGAGATCCTCAGCTTTCCGGAAGTCGGGATGCCGCACGATGTGTCTAAACTCAGCGGTCGCGCTCTGAACCAGTGGCGCACCGAATGCGGCATGATCTTCCAGGACTTCTGCCTGGTCCCCAGACTGGACGTGCTGACTAACGTGCTGCTGGGGCGTCTGAGCCAGACCTCCACGCTGAAATCCCTGTTTAAAGTCTTCTCTGAGTCAGACCGCGCCCGCGCGATTTCACTTCTGGAGTGGATGAACATGTTGCCCCATGCCCTGCAGCGCGCCGAGAACCTATCCGGCGGCCAGATGCAGCGCGTAGCCATTTGCCGCGCGCTGATGCAAAACCCAAGCATTCTGCTGGCCGATGAGCCGGTAGCCTCCCTCGACCCGAAAAATACCCAACGCATCATGAAAGTGCTGCGTGAAGTGTGTGAGCAAGGCATCAGCGTGATGGTGAACCTGCATTCCATCGAACTGGTGAAGGAGTACTGCACCCGCGTTATCGGGGTTGCAAAAGGAAATATCGTGTTTGACGGTCATCCGTCGATGTTAACGGACGACGTGCTGCATCTTTTGTACGGCGATGAAATCAATCAAGTGCATTAA